The following are encoded in a window of Deltaproteobacteria bacterium genomic DNA:
- the truA gene encoding tRNA pseudouridine(38-40) synthase TruA: MRNIRLVIEYEGTSYAGWQVQEGLPTLQGSLVEAARKLTQKEAVITGASRTDAGVHALGQVASLKTESDIPCWNIMQGMNAFLPKDIVIKEASDAAPEFDPRRDSKGKTYVYRIINRDHPSALLGNFTWHIFNHLDLDAMRQAASHLIGEKDFSSFRAAGCEALHPRREVTAIEIEKKEGGLVEIEVRGTAFLRHMVRIIAGTLAAVGKGKLSPEDIPRILDARNRTMASQTAPARGLVLVKVEY; this comes from the coding sequence ATGAGGAACATAAGGCTCGTTATAGAATACGAAGGCACCTCCTATGCGGGCTGGCAGGTTCAGGAAGGGCTCCCCACCTTACAGGGCTCGCTTGTCGAAGCGGCAAGAAAGCTCACGCAAAAAGAGGCGGTCATAACCGGGGCCTCCCGGACGGATGCCGGGGTGCACGCCCTCGGCCAGGTAGCGAGCCTCAAGACGGAATCCGACATACCGTGCTGGAATATCATGCAGGGCATGAACGCCTTCCTCCCGAAGGACATAGTAATAAAGGAGGCGTCCGATGCTGCCCCTGAGTTCGATCCCAGGAGGGACTCCAAAGGCAAGACCTACGTATACAGGATAATCAACAGGGACCACCCCTCGGCCCTTCTCGGTAACTTCACCTGGCATATCTTCAATCACCTTGACCTGGACGCAATGCGGCAGGCGGCCTCTCACCTCATAGGCGAGAAGGACTTCTCGTCTTTCAGGGCCGCCGGATGCGAGGCGCTCCATCCACGAAGGGAGGTCACCGCCATAGAGATCGAGAAAAAGGAAGGCGGGCTCGTGGAAATAGAGGTAAGGGGCACGGCCTTTCTCCGGCACATGGTCCGCATCATCGCAGGCACTCTCGCTGCCGTTGGCAAAGGAAAGCTCTCTCCCGAAGATATCCCCCGCATTCTCGATGCCAGGAATAGGACAATGGCAAGCCAGACCGCGCCTGCCAGGGGGCTCGTGCTCGTTAAGGTGGAATATTGA